TGAGCATGCGTGTGTACGTAGGGTCCGTGAAAGGGCTATCTGGTGGGAGCGGTGATGGATTGTTACACGGCATGCCTTGCATTTCTGAGCTCCTAGATAATCTCAACACGGGCCAATTATTATTTCTGCATGAGGATTACGCGTGTGATGAACGCGATACCACCTCAAGTAGCCaatatatttttcttttttgtcttttggCTGTATTGCTGCGTTACTTGGCTTGGTTGCATctaccatcatcttcccagccccTTACCGTGGCCTTTCTGTACACATAGGTAGCAGAAACTCGACGGTATCGATCATACCCTCCCTGccctcagcttcatctgcCAGGCTGACTGCGTGAAAATAAATAGCTAACGGAAAGCGCCGAGCCACAGGGATGGCTGGAAACTTCACGAccaacaaaaaaaagaaatcaaatcGTGTTTGAATATTCCCACCAgatcttttctttcccatATAATCGCTTGCTCTCTCATCCATCTATCCGTAACCATGCCCTCCTTTACCATTGGAAAGCCCCCACCCATTCTGGACTTTTCCGCATTCTATGCAGATGACAGCCATGGCAAGGCGAAGCTGGTCGAACAGGTGCGGGACTGTTGCTTGCATAACGGCTTCTTTCAAGTCACCGGCCATGGTCTGCCCCTGGATCTGCAGAAACGTGCCTTGAGCTGTGGCAGACGTTTCTTCCTTCTGCCGATGCAAGAGAAGCTAAAGCTTGATAAGAGTAAGCTGTTGCGCTTGTTGATTTATACAGTGTTCGGACCAGAATCACAACTGGAAGCGCAAGCTAATGCCCAGGTGAATAGAACAGAACAAGTACGGCCGGGGCTACGAGGCAGTCCGCTCCTATCAGGCCGAACTTGGAACAGACCCGGACTTGAAGGAGGATTTTTCCATTGGGCGTGAAATCCCCAAGGATCATCCATCTTGCCTCCAGGGAAAACTCGGCTGTGGACCCAACCTGTGGCCCGAGAATATCGACAACCGCGAAGAGTTCCAGAAGACGACAATGGAGTACTTCAACTCCGTGTATCGTCTCGCCGAAGATATTGTTACCGTTCTGTCTCTCTCGCTCGGATTGGACGCAAACCACCTTGACGGTCTTAAGAACGAACCCAGAGTGGGGGTCATGAAATACCAGTATTATCCGCAGCTTCCGGAGGGCGCAGATCTCGAGGTCACCCGGGGTTTTGGCGCCCATACCGACTTTTGCCCCTTGGCTATTATCCTCCAGGATGGTATACCCGGTCTCCAGGTTCTGGATGAGCCCACAGGTGAGTGGGTAACTGTAAGTTGGAAATAACCCTGCCAAGTCTCTCCATTTATCTCCTACTGACCCTGCCTGTGTGTGCATAGATTGAACCCGTTCCAGGAGCCTTTGTTGTCAATCTGGGAGAGTCATTCACGGAATTGACCAACGGCCAGTATAAATCCAGCATCCACCGGGTGATCAACAACCCGGACTCGGATCGTCTGTCCgtccctttcttcttcaacggaGATCCGGACTATCTGCTTGCTCCCCTGCCCATCTGCCAGGGGTCTGGAGACGAGGCGAAAACCCCTCCGCGCACCATTCAAcagttggtgttgagcagGGTGCAGGAAAGGTATGCCCGTGTACAGAAATGACAGAATGGCCAGTGTTTTTAGGGTTTGGTCCATTGCATGTTAGGATCAAACATCGAGATAAACTAGCTATATGACTGGTCGTGTTAATGCTGTCACTTTACATCACTTTATACTGGAAAATAAGAGttgttatttatttaaggGTGAGAATATTgcaggaagagcagaatcCTAAGTAACCCAACAGATTGTAGGTATCAGGTAATTAATCCATGAGGGCCATGACGTGGTAGCTAATTTAGTGCATAAATTACTAGGTAGGCATAGCTTTAAACGAACGCCATAAGAAAGACAGTCCAGATGTAGAATACATagaaatactgttcgaccataaaaaccactagcggcattaggccgtcttCCTAATTGCgttatatgccaacagaaTAGTGTATTTATTTCTTCTAGGGCAACGTAGCCTGCTGTTATAGCACTGTAAGAGCATATCCATCATGGATATATGCCCTTCGAGGCTACGCCCGAGTCGCTGAGAAATACATCATCCGAATCCGATCATCCTGCCCAACCGGCCGCTCCTTACCGTTCATCATATCGTCAAGGACAAAGGATGAAGTCCGAGACTCCACCTGCCAGTCGCCTTTGCTGgccccctcttccttccacAGCTTCTCGATGGTGGCCTCGCTATGCCCAAATAATTCCCAATTGGCGTTTAGCCTAATCGAACCACCCTCTTCAGCGCCAACGTGCCTACCAAACACAAGAGAACCCTTGCGGTCGCGAAGCAATTTCAACACCTTTGAGATGATGATTTTCTGCTGGTCGTAGCtgaagagatggagaaagGCCCCCATGTAGATCATATCGATCTTACCGTGCCATTCCGGTAGGAACTCCCCATCGAAGATACTCTGCGAGTAGAATCGTGCCTTCAGTGTCTCCTTGTCCCGGAAGAGCTCGTAGCCTAGATCGTGAAACTCCGCGTGAAGATCGACCCCGAGCAGATTGTCAGAACTAGCCCCGTCAAAAACCAGCTTGCGGAGGTCCTGACcgaagcagcagcccagATCGAGCAGGGTTTGTCCCGCCGCGAGTCTTTGGAGCACGTCCGGGTACACGGGGCAAAGGTGAGCTCCGAAATCGATGAAGCGGAAGACTCCGATGCACGGATATGGGTAACTGGAGACCGGGGCAGACAAGTCAGAAAGTAGCATTGTGCGGTGTTTTCTGGGACCTACATATCCCATGCCTTCTCTCGGACATCATGAATATGTTTCATGATCTGTTCTTGTGGGATCCCCGAGTATTCACGGAATAATTCTGCAGTTGTCTCCGGTAGCCAGGTCAAGGTTGGATGATACCAATCCACCTCGCGTGAGTTGGACCTTTTCACTGTCGGCTCCGCAGTTGCAGAAGAGGGTGGGATCTTAGCATCAACGGTCATTTTGCTGGCGGGAATGGGGATTTCTGTGCTCTTGAAGTTTTCTTTACTTTGAATATTGAGGGGGAAATTGGAAGTTTCTCAGAAGCAGATATTTCCAACAAGGGAATTTTTGAATATCAAGTGCAGTGCCGGAGTACTGTAATCCTCTGCAGACACCTGGGAGTCAAGTGTGCCATCTTATCTCAATATAGACGCAAGGAGCAGCAATGTAGGCCTGTGTGCTAAGAGCCATGGTAACCTCGCAATTCCAAGTTCTACCTGCATTGCATGCAGGTAGGGTTACTTTTTGGATTTACCTTTTGCCCCATGATAGTCGGCCAGCCCTTATGGAGCAAGTGCATGGGATTACACTCCTGGTTTATTGCAGGATAGAACACCCTTGCCGAGAGCCCTGTCGAGAAGTATTATTATCTTGCTACAGTTATTTCATGTCGATTAGAGCTAAAGTATTTGTTAACACCTCCCTGCTTCACCTTGAGCAACACTATTGTTATTTCACCTTAGACTTGCAAACGCTTTGGCATAATGGGGGCTCCAGCAAAGCAACAGGGCTTTCCAAATGACTCTTTCTTCAAAGAAATTCTCAGGAGGGCAAAGTTGTCGTCCTCTGATGACTGGTTCATTCATGACCCAGCCAACAATATCAAAACCACATACACGCAGCTCCTGCAGGATGTGTTGACTTTCAAAGCCACATTGCGCAATTCACTGTCTGTCGACACATTACGTGGCCTGGACAGTTCCGAGGAGGAAACTGGattgaatttcttcatcttcgccccTTCCGGCTACTATTTCCTGGTAGCGTTTCTTGCCGTCCTTGCCTTGGGAGGTGTAGCGGTTCCTCTAGGTACGTGCTGCTTGTTGGGTTATTATGTGCCATGGTCAATCCGAACTGACAGGGAGATTCAAGCCCACAACATCAATGTCGAAGAAGCTTCCTATCTTCTACAGAAATTCCGTGCCGTCTGTCTGCTGTCCAcgccacagcagcagagtACTATTCAGAAAATCCTAGCCCACGCCAATAAGGCCAACGGGGCCACCCCGTTGAGCGTGGAACTCCCTTTCAAGGATGAGACATCCACCGATGATACCACCGCATTGAGAATTGATAACGATACCGGCTTCCCCCCTGGCCGTGCCGCTACACTGGTAAGCCTTCTCCCAGCCTTTTTCTGGCCTTTCACAGTCCCTGGCCTAACGCTACCAACAAGATGTTCAGCTCAGGAACCACCGGTCCGCCCAAAGGCATCGTCCACTCCCGACGGTACTGGTGTGCGTTGGCCGACAGCTCGGCGCCCCGAACATCGGCTGAGGGCTCGTTGTCTCTAAGTACGCGCGCCATGCATTGGACCGGGGGTCTTCGTCCCGACGTGCTTTCTCTCTTGGGAGGATGCCGGATCGAATACCTCAACGATAGACCCGTCAATGGCAGCGCGCTGTGGGAACGGCTGCGAAAGAAAGGGGTCACGGCGCTGGCGTTAAACCCGATCATGTGGAATCGTATGAAGCAGCACTACGACGATAATCTTTCCGCACTCCCCACGGAGGAGCTACATGGGTATGTCTCTGCGGCTCGAGCTCTAGACATGGCGTCCTCGGTTGGGGGCTTTGTCATTGGACCAGTGCAGCTgttttggaggaagatgttggGAAATCGTTCGTTACAGATCTTCTATGCCACGACAGAAGCTGCGCCGATTATGTTGCAGCCTTTTGGGGCTAATGAGGATAGCGATGAGGTGCGATTGCACCCCCCCCCCCCGGTGCCGGGGCCCTAGACTAATGCGAACTTCAGCGTGTCATCGGCACTCCTTGTGCCAATGTGGAAGTCAAGTTATCTGAAGGCCACCATGGAGAAATCCTAGTCAAAGGCCCGTTCCTTTTTTCCTGGTATCCCTCCCCCTGAATCATCCCACAACGCGCAACACGCTAACATAAAGCTAAGCTACTacgaggacgagaagaaaaCACGAGAGGCATTCGACGAAAACGGGTTCTACAGAACAGGGGACTTGGGCCATTTCAATGGAAAGCACTACATCATCGACGGTAGGGAGTCGACCGACAGTAAGTCACCTTAGGGTTTAGCCAACATTCAGACCGGACCCTGGGCCGCTAACTAAACCCAGTGATTCAGTTTTGCTTCTGGAATATCCCCGGCCTTGAACTGCAAAGCCATATTCTCTCCTTGCCTTATATCGAAGAGGCCTATGTGCTGTCGGTCCCGGACATCCAAGTCCGCACGCGGGCGGCTGCTCTGATCCGACTCAAAGGACCCAGCAAGAAGCTCCCTCTCCATAAGCTGAGATCGGACCTGTCCGCCACCATGCCCCTCTACAAGCTCCCTACACTCATGCGGGCCCTTGATGAGCATGAACAATTCCCCATGACTGAGTCGGGGAGATTGCAGATCAAAGAGGCACTCCGGATGTACTTCCCGCAGACCGTGAATGAGCGGATTGAGGACCTACCTCCTCAGGTCGAGGTGTGGGACATCACGAAGGAAGTCTCAGATAAGCCCCTGCGTCCGTGGGACTGGTCTGGGCTGCCGTTGGAGCTGATTCCTCGCTGAGTGTAGAGGGCGGTTAGTGCAAAGCATTTGTGCTGTCATACAGGGCAGCCCTTTAGCAAATATATATTGAAACCGAGTGACCGTTTTATATTTCCCAATCGCTTGGTAATGCTCAAGTCCTCATCTCATGGACCGTGATTGTATTAGCAACACCGCCTGTTTTCTTAATAGACTGGACGTCCTCCTTCGCATGCAACTCTAGTTGCTGGCACACTCGCTTCCACGTCACTAGCGCCACCTGTGTTGGCGCATTTATCTCGCCCGCTGGAAAACAAATCGGTCATACCGGTGAGTAAATGAGAAGAGGCGGTAACAGCATGTAGCAGTATACTCTGGCAGAGATACGCAGAACAAGATGTCAGCTATTACCATGAGGGATTCACTGGGTCGTGCAAGATTGACACTGGCGGGTCTTGTGGGTGAGGTGGCAAGCTGCCCACTGGCATAACGCAAGGGATATGTATTGAACAGAATGCTACCGCAGTGGCTCCTGCAACCTGTGCCAATATGATGCTGTCTTCGCAGCCACCCACCTCATGATGGCACCCTGTTCAAGGGCTATATTACACAAGCTCAATTCTACCATCCAGCCCCCTACCGCATCCATGATTGCGCGAATAAGCGGTAGATATTGCAGTTACCCCATGGACAGCGTGGTCGAGACGGCGACGGGACGTTCTGTAATGGATAATAGAATACCGCGAGTCTTACACCTTTTCCCTGTCTTTGATATTGTTTTTTCTTTACTCCTTACCTCTCTTAGGCATAACAGAAATGGCATGGCTCCCACCAAGTGCTGCCACCTTCGAAAGACGACGTACGTCGGCTGTAGGAGCCGCTGTTGGGTGACATTCGACTTACTCTGCCTACCCCTTGAATATTGTATTCCTAGACTTCAAGACGCAGGAAATTGGGACATTCCATCCTTCCATGCTTCCCGTACGCCCCTTCATAGCCCTTGTATTCTCTCTACCGCAGGtgaaaagaaggaaatcgGCCGTGAACCCTTTGCCAGCCACCAGCACGCCATTGAACCCTTACTTTGCATAGCAAAGTGAATATATTCGAAGAAAATGCAttccttgatatccagcCCTTACATTGAGAACCATCATCACCCCTACGTGGGCAACCGCCAACGACAGGCCCTAGCATATGGCTGTGATTTTCTTCTACTCTCAGTTCGGTCAGGAACCGGGAATAATTAGCTAGTTAATGTAAATATATGGTTAATGTATCAACCAGATAGCTGCCATCGTTTTCTGGCCAACGCTTCTTCGGGTTACCAGTCAAAGGAAGACCCGCGTCTTTGAAGTTTGGCGAAAGACGCCGTCAAGCAAGATTTAAATCATGGATCCTGCAGAATTGAAAGAGGTATAACTAAAGCGCCCAGCTCACATTCCACACATTTTGTAATAACAACTAGGCAGGCAGTTAGTACAGTGCTAAGGGTGCTAGTTCGTGGCCTAGAGAAATCTGAAAAGGACTTTGAGGCTCTATCAACCGGAGATGCCGTGCAAAATGGCTGTTTTCCCAATGGGGGGGAACAGCTCCTGGCTTATCTGAACGACCCTCAACACCTCAAGCACCTTCTTGGACTTTCCCTTCCGCAGTCCGGAAAAGGACCGGGTGCAATCGAAGCCTGCAGTGAGGAGATCCTGAAATATTCCGTTAATACGGCATCGCCGACCTTCTTGGACAAGCTTTGGTCAACGCCATCAGTTCCTGGAATCGCCGGAGATCTTCTCATGTCAGTCATCAATAGCAATGTTCACGTGTTTCGAACATCCCCAGCCTTGTCTATGATTGAGAAACATGTCGCCCAGGAGTTAGCCCAGACTTTCGGTCTCAGGGGCCCGTATTCTGGCGGCATCAATGTACCAGGTGGAGCCGCTGCAAACCAAACTGCCTTGCTTGTTGCGCGTAATACGCGTTTCCCCAGCTCCAAAACAGCAGGACTGCATAATATGCAGCGAAGGGTTGTGATATTCGCCTCAGAAGCAGCCCATTTTTCGATAAGAACGGCGGTGCAGACTTTGGGGTTAGGAACAACATCACTAAGGGAGATTGCTACCTGTCCCAATGGCTCCATGGAAGTTTCAGCGCTCAGGGCAGCTCTTCATGAAGCTGCTAGCGCTGGCGAAATACCACTAGCAGTTTGTGCTACGGCGGGCACAACAGTACGAGGGGCGTATGATCCATTGCAAAGTATTTCTCAGCTCTGCAAAGAATATAATGCGTGGCTCCATGTTGATGCCTGTTGGGGTGGTGCGGCTATCTTCTCTCCGAGGTTTCGAGACAAGCTCGCTGGAATCGATCAAGCAGATAGTATCGCATATAACCCCCATAAACTGCTTGGAATACCGCAAATATGTTCCTTCGTTCTCGGTAGGGACATGCGGACTTTCTGGTATTCTAACAAGGTAGATGCAGGCTATTTATTCCACCAGGACACCacgtcaacatcatccaAAGCGTGCCAGTCAGACGGCTGCAGAGCCACGGCAAACGTGACACCTGTCGATGAACACTTCGATTTACAATACAAATGGCGAGACGCGAATCATATCATTGCCGCACCCGACCCAAACAAGGTATACGATCTGGCATCTTTCACTCCTCAGTGTGGTCGCCGGTCTGATGCAGTGAAACTTTACTTTCACTGGCAGTACTATGGTAGAGACGGCATTGCGAAGCAAATTGATATAGCCTTTGATACGGCGTCTTATCTTGCTCAGCAAATTGCGAGCCATTCTTGTTTTCGTCTCCTAGGCGATGTTCAGGTGCCTGGACCACAGGTTTGTTTCTACTACGCCGGACGGATGTATAAAAGGATGGCATCCCACGATGATGAAAAGCACCAGAACTCTTACTTTACACACCTCCTATCGTCTGGGCTCTTGAAGAGGGGTTGGATGATCGACTATGCGCCAGGATCTGATAAAGAAGGCGAAGTTGGCGACTTTCTCCGTGTTGTATGCAACCGCAATACAAGCTTGTTGGTTGCGGACGGACTCTTGAGGGCCCTTTTATGCACAGTAACAGAGGATTTGCATCTTTGAAACCCTTTAGGAGATTGGGGTTTAGAAGGCGattctaactatatatcAGAGCTTGACATCTTCTGATAGCAGTCAACACAGAATTCCTATTTCCATCGTTTCCAGTAATCCTAAGGATACAGTatcagctggagaagctccaACTCCATGCCTTTTATCTATACACCCTATATAAACAGGTTCCACCTGGCGTGACTGATCTATCctacttttttataaataaatgGCAATGGCTCCTGGGTTTCTGCTGCCCTCGGTAGAGGGGAGGTATTTGTAAACAAGACTGATGACCGCCCAGAGCCGGCTCGCACCAAGAAGACAGTGTTCGGTGTATTAAAGAACGAGCTTGCAAGGATATGCTGCTCTCGGGGTCGATTATACCGAGCCATAGTAAGCATTGCCCGAGGAATTCAACCGTTCCCCGCAGTGATACCCGTATCTTGTGATCTTATTCTTGTCACGGTGCGCTAGGATGTACAAGTAGCCACGCCCGCCATGCTTCATCCTCCTGTTTCATGCCGTTACTCTGGTCAGTATGAAATTGTTACACCTTTGGGCAGCTTCGAGCGCCTCATGCGCGACCATTGCACGGGCCAGTCTGCTAAGCTCTGACTTCCAggtcgacatcgacgacgtCACTGGTGCACTCGTGGGCTTGCGGGATACGCAAGGCAATGGGTCGTTCATGAACTGGGTCGGCTCACCCACGGATACTCCCTGGCTGCCGCTTGGGAGCCGATGGGGACTTGGCTTCGCGGACCTGGGCCCTGATTTTCTTCATCGATTTTACTGGCGTGATCCGCAGATCTCTGCCAACACCAGCCGAGCGAGCCATGCTGTGTCTTACACCGCCGGATCCTTAAGGTTGGATGTCGACCGATATCTGAGTGAAGAAGACGGGTCTTTCACGGAAAGATATACGTTTGTCAACAAGGGAAATGAGTCTCTGAACCTGGCAGAGGCCAAGAGCCATGCTATCGCAGTTTACACACCGTTTAACGACCACTACACCAATACTTCGGACGCCATACGCAACCGCGCGCATGCCCACGTATGGGCTAATGGCGGAGCGAATGCGTGGGTCAAGATGGATCAGATGGGCGGATTCGGCCGCAATCTGGGACTCGTCTTGACCAAGGGCTCCCTGGCAGGTTACAGCATTGAATCCCGCGATATCGTTACCATGTCAAACACTCGCGGGGTCTTCCTCTTGCATCCAACCATTCCGACGCTTCAACCCGGAGAATCCGCGTCAATCGAGTGGACTTTATTCTAGCACAGCGACTGGGGAGACTTCTTCGAGCAGTGTGCGGAGCGGTCTAATCAGTTCATTCGATTTAATATCCCAGCTCACACCCTGGTTGAAGGTGAGGACATAACAATCAATATGACTGGTGCGGTCAGCGAGAGGACTCGGGTGAATGGACATTCGGTTTCTTGCAGCAAGGATGCCTGCCAATACTCCATCTCCGCTGGCTCCCATGGCCAGAAGGACATACAGATCTCTACGCCGACAAAAGGTGGTCTTCAAAACTcgaccatcttcctcaacacAGTACCGGACCTAGACGACCTGGTGACTTCAAGGGTCGAATTTATCATCAAAAACCAGCAGGTCAGTGGAGACCGAGAGAACCCCAACTTTGGTGGCTATGCTGTATACGACACGCAGGCAGAGTCAATTGCCTTTTGGGATAAATCGTCAGATCGCACGACAGGGAGGGAACGCGTTGGGATGGGCATATTCATCAGTCGCTATCTGGCCTCCCATCCCAACGCTACCGCCGTGCGATCATCTCTCCAGACATATTACGAATTCGTGAGCCTGAAGCTGCAAGGGGAGAATGGCGAGGTTTACGACCGACCAAAAGGTGCAGGCACCAGTGTTGAGCGCCTGTACAACTGGCCATGGGTCATCCAATTCCATCTCGCGGTCTCCAAGTTGGACCTCGACCTTTCGGGCCCCGTAGCGGTCAAGTCACCGCTGGAACGATTCATGATGACACTCGAAAACTTTTACGAAATGGGTGGAAAGGAGCTATACGCCATTGGCTTACCCGTCTTCGAGTCCCTCCAATTCCTCAGGGAGTCGGGTCATGATAGGTACTACAAGAGAGCCTTAgagctcttcctcagtcaCGGCGAGGTTATCTTAGGAAGAGGTCTCGACTATCCGCCATTCGAGGTTAATTTCGAGCAGTCCATTGTCGCGCCTGCTGCCGCCATGATGTTAGAGCTGTATCGTGCTACAGGTAATCAGACCTGGCTTGCGGCCGGGAAGATACAGCTCGACACCCTGCTGCGCTTCCAAGGCAAACAACCTGACTACCGCATGAACAGCATTGCAATCAGACATTGGGACGGGTACTGGTTCGGCAAAGACCGTCACTGGGGCGACACGTTCCCGCATCACTGGAGTACCATTGACGCAATCGCCCTGTACCACTACGCAAAGGCCACCGGGGATGAAGCGTATCAGAAGCATGCGGACGAGATTGTTCGGAACAACTTGGCCTTGTTCTCACCGGATGGAACTGCTGGATGCGCTTGGATTTATCCACTCACGGTGAATGGCCGGGAGACGCACTACAGGGACCCGTATGCCAATGATCAGGACTGGGCTCTCAATCACCTCCTGTACATACGGACGATGGAGTTGGAAGCACAAAAATAAAACCCCAGGTTATTACATCTATCGATCATGCACATTGCAACGTTACATTGATACCCAATCGACAAATCAGTCGTAATGGTATTGACAAAGAGGGTTTTAGAGTCCAGCTAGGATGGTTATGAGTAGGGTGTTCGACGGGGAGTGAAGGGTTGGAAGTCCCCAAATGGCCGAGGTTTCAGAGGTAATGACAGGGCAGTACCAAGCATTAACCAAGAAATACCAGGTTGGTAAATGCAAATATGCCAATTTGGGCGCTATGGGAGCGTGATGGACGACGAAACCCTAGGCCAACATTCTTACGGATCAGACACCTCCATGACCCTTCCACTTGGACTGTCAACCGTCTTCTCTGGTGGAGAGCGTGAGTTCGATGCAGGCTGGTCTTCGTTCAACCTCTTTGGAGAGAAAAAGATGCTCAGGGTTGAATTCCAGCGCCGCCATCGCTGGGACTTTCTTTGGAGCAGGTCTGCAATAGAGCACAAGTGAGCTTGACCACCCGCAAGAAGACAACGGAGCTACTCACCATTCAGAATATATACAAGTTCAACCGGAATCGGCGCCCAGATGGTCAAAGCTGCAATCTGGCCGAACCCCcactcatcatcctcaaatTCGTCCCTGGCCAGACTGCGCAGgtgtcgtcgctgtcgccaCATCATCGTCACGCCAACCACCATGCCCGCCGTCAAAAGCCCAATCAACAAGACCCAGAACAGAATCAAGACCTTGAACGCCGTCCTGCGCAACGTGTCGCCCTGGAACTTCGCCTTCAGCGTCTGCAGCCAGAACGCAACGGTGCCGGCCACTGCGAAAATGGCAGAAGCCCACCCTGGATACGGGACCGGGTTGATGACGCTGTAGTCGGTGGAGCTGTGCGCGCAACCATCAGATGCAAGGTGCCAGTCTGCCCTGCTCTCGCTGCCCAGATGGCTCTTGCCAAGGGCGACAGTGACGAGGACAAACACAACAAAGTAGAGCAGCACGCGCGCTGCCCAGCGAGACACTGGCTGCGTCACGACCAGACAAAAGAAGGTCACAAGGATGCTGTTGACTtgcaagaaggccatggcctGCATCTCGGCAATTTCAAAGGTGGATGGGTTCTGGGACAGGTGTGCGAGCGTTGCGAGGGCGGAGGAACCCACGAAGAAAGCattcgaggagaagaagttgaCTTGGATGTCTTTCAGGTCGCGGGCGAAGGCGCTCACTGGGCTGAATGCGAGATAGAGGATGCGATAAACAGGGCCGACAAGGATAGTGAGCCCGGCTTGAATACTGTAGGCATACATCATCTATCATAAGTCTAGTAGTGAGCGATTAGGCCTGCCACCATGTGGACAATTTCGGACTGAGCCTTACGCCGATTCCTGAGAGATCAGGGTTTCCGACCCCGTATGTGAGTAGGCATAAGTTTTGGCAGTTCTGCACCTCCACGGTGATGTTCAGGCTGTTCTTGTGGGCATAGCTGAAGAAGTCGTCCATCGTGGTAAAGTCGCAATTTCTGTC
This genomic interval from Aspergillus puulaauensis MK2 DNA, chromosome 7, nearly complete sequence contains the following:
- a CDS encoding uncharacterized protein (COG:S;~EggNog:ENOG410PUG6;~SECRETED:SignalP(1-20);~antiSMASH:Cluster_7.4), which codes for MKLLHLWAASSASCATIARASLLSSDFQVDIDDVTGALVGLRDTQGNGSFMNWVGSPTDTPWLPLGSRWGLGFADLGPDFLHRFYWRDPQISANTSRASHAVSYTAGSLRLDVDRYLSEEDGSFTERYTFVNKGNESLNLAEAKSHAIAVYTPFNDHYTNTSDAIRNRAHAHVWANGGANAWVKMDQMGGFGRNLGLVLTKGSLAGYSIESRDIVTMSNTRGVFLLHPTIPTLQPGESASIEWTLF
- a CDS encoding uncharacterized protein (CAZy:PL27;~COG:S;~EggNog:ENOG410PUG6;~InterPro:IPR008928;~antiSMASH:Cluster_7.4;~go_process: GO:0005975 - carbohydrate metabolic process [Evidence IEA]), which translates into the protein MTGAVSERTRVNGHSVSCSKDACQYSISAGSHGQKDIQISTPTKGGLQNSTIFLNTVPDLDDLVTSRVEFIIKNQQVSGDRENPNFGGYAVYDTQAESIAFWDKSSDRTTGRERVGMGIFISRYLASHPNATAVRSSLQTYYEFVSLKLQGENGEVYDRPKGAGTSVERLYNWPWVIQFHLAVSKLDLDLSGPVAVKSPLERFMMTLENFYEMGGKELYAIGLPVFESLQFLRESGHDRYYKRALELFLSHGEVILGRGLDYPPFEVNFEQSIVAPAAAMMLELYRATGNQTWLAAGKIQLDTLLRFQGKQPDYRMNSIAIRHWDGYWFGKDRHWGDTFPHHWSTIDAIALYHYAKATGDEAYQKHADEIVRNNLALFSPDGTAGCAWIYPLTVNGRETHYRDPYANDQDWALNHLLYIRTMELEAQK
- a CDS encoding uncharacterized protein (COG:S;~EggNog:ENOG410PTG6;~SECRETED:SignalP(1-21);~TransMembrane:7 (n2-13c21/22o97-117i138-157o169-189i196-214o249-267i288-310o330-351i);~antiSMASH:Cluster_7.4) gives rise to the protein MLSLLHYVVACVLCYVQHAAALPQGITPSKALNITSATPTEAFTLGDRNCDFTTMDDFFSYAHKNSLNITVEVQNCQNLCLLTYGVGNPDLSGIGMMYAYSIQAGLTILVGPVYRILYLAFSPVSAFARDLKDIQVNFFSSNAFFVGSSALATLAHLSQNPSTFEIAEMQAMAFLQVNSILVTFFCLVVTQPVSRWAARVLLYFVVFVLVTVALGKSHLGSESRADWHLASDGCAHSSTDYSVINPVPYPGWASAIFAVAGTVAFWLQTLKAKFQGDTLRRTAFKVLILFWVLLIGLLTAGMVVGVTMMWRQRRHLRSLARDEFEDDEWGFGQIAALTIWAPIPVELVYILNDLLQRKSQRWRRWNSTLSIFFSPKRLNEDQPASNSRSPPEKTVDSPSGRVMEVSDP